The genomic window caccTTCTTCCATCTAGTTACTAGGATGGCATTGTGAAAAGACATGGCCATTAGTTTCTGACCTCTCTAAGAGCAGaagattgaaaaattttaagttaatagcAGAGGGATATCTTCATAAGATTAGCCCGACAGAAGACTACTAACAACCTTGGGCTTCTTCTGGATCTTTTTCCCTAGGATGGCATCTAAAGTATCGAGTCAAGGAATTGCAGTTCAAATCATCAATTAGATAGCAGAATTAACGCAAAAGACCTATTACAGACATTAATTATAGCAGTAATTAGTATTTAAGTGAGTATGTTAGAGGCTGAACCATGCATCTGCACTCTATCCAGCTCTCAATGTAGCCTGTGGCCTGTAAGACTTGGGACATGTTCTCGCTAAACATACGTAAGAGAAAGATGTAAGGTCCCATCGCTAGCAATTCAAGAAACGAGAGCTCTAAGAATCACCAGACCAGAAAAGGTAACAAACTGAAacaaacagtaacagttagCATACAGACAAGGATCCACAGCAACATTTTCTCCAGCAGACGTGTCTTTCGATATTCGCATTGTGCTGATCCTTTGGATTCCGCTCTGTTCATTAGCATTGAAATCTCTTTCTGCTTGTCTTGCTTCAGCTCCACTACCACTTCTTGCTGCACTTCCTGTGTGAAGTCAAACGATGTAAGATTTTCAGGCGCATATATAAGGTTACAATTAAACTTTGAACAATTACCCGAAAGTTTAGACCAAATTCTGGTGTGATCAGATGGTTGTTCAGAAACATTCACTCTACATTGTTGTCCTCGAGTCGAGACCCTGTCCCATCTCTAGCCTTACCATGCGTCGAGGTAGCTAGATGCGGAGGTTCTGATGGATTTCCTTCACGGAGCTGTGATACGAGCCTGTTTACCAACACACGGTTTTTCCATGAACTGCATCTCATTTTAGATGATCGTACGCAATACTGAATCCCTAATGGTATGAACTAAAAAACAAGTATTGCTGATGCAATGTGCAAATTTGACGCGGCTGAAGCTAAggagaataagaatcaaagaaCAAGGAAGACTGTACCTTCATTAAACAGGACCAGGAACAAGTATTCGTCAACTGGAGCATATGACACAAATGCTATGAAAACTCGAACCAGGACCTCTACACCTTCAGTTCCTACACACCAAATGTCACATCCACAGAGTCTCCATTGTGAGTATACTGGGCAAATTCTTCAGCTGGTTCTATCCACAGCCGAGTGTGCATTGAAGAACATTGTCTGCAGTTGAAATTTGAAGCATGAATGTCCTGTTTGAAATAGGTCAaggatcaaaaataaaaaaaatgaaaaaaatcactagTACTCACCCTCATTGGTCTATATAACTTCTCAGGTCAACTGTTTTTCCTCCTGTTTCACTACCAGTATCAGAAGCCATGGAAGTAGGTTCTGTTGCAATGACAGTGATCACATGTAGCCATGACTGAAAATTAGCGAACAGCCCGTTAAGATCACGGGTTCTCACAACTAAGCTGCATGGATGTCTCTTCCTGTCAAGAGATAGAAGCTGGGCGTCGGGCTCAATATTGCCAGTAACATGTAGCAATCATATCTCTTACTCCTATCACTGAAAATCTCCAAGGCACCTAATACAATTCAATGAACATATAGTATATACATTGTTCCATCATCGCTACATTACCTTCATTTCTTTCAGAATTCACATCATGACTAGACATCGAGTCATCACACCAACTCACTATAAGCTTCACTTGGAATCAACTCATCAAGTCCTTATTGGACACTAAAAACCTTCTTATGGAGGGTGTTGACAGAAAGTTTAGCCACTGGTTCAGATTGTAGACTTCAATCCAGGTTGCAAACTGTGTGGTGGTGTAACAGAGATTCACATGCATCTTTTTTCAGCTTGTCCTAAAGCTGGAGGAGGTAGTGTGGCTTGAAGCACCATTGCATGGTTATTTATCATTCAAAGCTTCAATTTCCCTCGATTTTTCTTCGTTCGTGAGGAAAATTCTCAAAGAATAATGAGAGTTTACTCAAATCCATGGGCAAAATTATCGTAAAATTAGCATTAACTTATATCTCAATCATACATAAAGGGAAAATTACCGCACACTTTCTATGAGCTTcctatttccaaaaaaaaattaaaaaacaaattaaggagTTTATTGATATTGTaccccaaaaaaagaagaagcatattttaaaaaatatctaaaataaatatgtagaaGCGAGAACGTCATAAATATTACATACATTACATAGAtgaatatagttattaaatatgatttgaaatttaatttcatataaaattcaaataatgaattaatcagattaattgtatttattttatattttttttaaataaaattcatcattttagataaaaattttaaaaattcattaaaatttacTTAATCTAATCAATTAAATCCATTcaaatttgaccaaatcaattTCTTACTGGTTGAAAAACAATCCCGGTAGGAGCAGGGTCCGGGACTCCGGGTTGAGAGGTCTTTGTGTCAACCAGCCGGGTTCGATATTTTATGCAAACAAAAGGCCATGAGAAACGGCAACGTCTTAAGTCAAGACTCTAGAGGGGTATTTCCGTCCATATATCCCCATACCAATATTCTAGGGTTTTGCAGGCATATATAAAAACCGCCAGGCAAGCCATCATCTCCTCCTCAGCTTACCGTAGCAGTTGCAGCCTCTCCTCTTCCTGGTACTCTCTCCCtcccttttctctttcaatAACTGCGAAGCGCACAAATTTTCTTAACAAGGGTTGTTTGTAAAATCAGGTGATTAAGAGCTTTAACTATATTTTTGGGTAGCAAAACAAGACAGTCAAGATGCAGAACGAGGAGGGACAGAACATGGATCTTTACATCCCCAGGAAATGGTATGTTAACTTCCTTTATATTTCTCGTCTTGGGTTAGTTTTGTTCAGATTAAGAATCTCAGTTAAGGTTTTGTTGTGTACTTGTGTTCTTGCAGCTCTGCCACCAACAGGCTTATTACCTCTAAGGACCATGCGTCTGTTCAGATTAACATTGGTCACTTGGATGCTAGTGGTCATTACACTGGCCAGTTCACCACTTTTGCTCTCTGTGGTTTCGTTCGTGCCCAGGTATTTCTGTCTTACTTGCTCTCAGAATTAGAACTCAGTTGTTTTGtcttgtgattttttatgtgttcTGTGATAAAATGTAGGTTGTTTATTATCTGCTATCGTTGTTGTTGATAGCATAGTTTCAAGTTAATAGCTGCTAGTAAGTGTGGTTGTGTAGTTTTTGGTTTAGTATTTGTCGACAAGGGTTCCAATTGATGGAGAGTGGTTTCGTTTTGACCTATGTAGATGGGATTTTAGTTCTGTTAGGACATGTATTCTTGTCATGGAATTCATTGGTCACTGATAGTCTGATGCCTTTATGATGTAATAGCTTACAAGTTCTTTGCTGGATTGTCTCATGTTTGGTTTATTAATTTATCTCCAAATGTTTATATCCTTGCTG from Populus trichocarpa isolate Nisqually-1 chromosome 5, P.trichocarpa_v4.1, whole genome shotgun sequence includes these protein-coding regions:
- the LOC18098676 gene encoding 40S ribosomal protein S21-2, giving the protein MQNEEGQNMDLYIPRKCSATNRLITSKDHASVQINIGHLDASGHYTGQFTTFALCGFVRAQGDADSAVDRLWQKKKTELRQQ